The nucleotide sequence tcactggtaataagtataaggttagagagattagtactggtcagtataaagaatcgcatttagatcatatgaagttagtatgtgatgataatgatgttccaacccagactaatgtgacagactctaacaatcctcctgatcctgtactctcttcctctgatactcagtcagacgatcaacctgaatgtcgttattccctacgtacacgacaggtattgagaaatcctcaaatatcatttgtaacatccaattcagatttgcctcaaatacagcatgagttagccaatgcaacagagtttgatcctcccagagatgacacccattctgcatatgtcaatctcaccctagcagagttggggttaaatgtaaataacctgtatagatgaataattacagtatcaacttatcattattaaagaatttttttttttgtgtttatgttctctccgcattctgagagttaacagtctagatttgagtgcaccgaatctgcctttctgttaaacctttctttgtatatattccttcctcagaatccgtagatcacatgaatacagatcgatcgatcaaatttttttttatcatttctattgtgtaatctcaacgttgagttttaagttgtgctatattataccttgtattgcattacagtttcagttacgtaagcttccattccaatgttctacttatgtatgttataatgtttaattgttgtgtactttgacattgtatagaatcagcccaagccgtacacctgccatctctagtttgtattagttgtatgtcgggacgacatacattagcgtcgccgagctctcagtagtagtaaccagttaccagtaaccagtaccagtagttgactcactaccaaccgtctctgcctgagtcactgtctattcatattgtgctgacctagcagtattcaaagaccccctcacatatgggtactgtgggcagccAGTCAGTtgacgagagtgagcaagagagataggttacggctgtaagggcgctccccacattatctgtaattatacgtactaccagcctacgtgagtattactttacccaacccacatgttcgaactcccacatgataagtcCAGTTATAGGGAATCCAGTTATAGGGAGTCCAGTTATAGGGAGTCCAGTTATAGGGAGTCCAGTTATGAGGAGTCCAGTTATAGGGAATCCAGTTATGGGTAGTTCAGTTATAGGGAGTCCAGTTATAGGGAGTCTAGTTATAGGGAGTCCAGTTATAGGAAGTCCAGTTATAGGGAATCCAGCTATGGGCAGTCCAGTTACAGGGAGTCCAGTTATGGGTAGTCCAGTTATAGGGAGCCCAGTTATAGGGAGTCCAGTTATAGGGAGTCTAGTTATAGGGAGTCCAGTTATAGGGAGTCCAGTTATGAGTAGTCCAGTTAAAGGGAGTCCAGTTGTAGGGAGTCCAGTTATAGGGAGTCCAGTTATAGGGAGTCCAGTTATAGGGAGTCCAGTTATAGGGAGTCCAGTTATAGGGAGTCCAGTTATAGGGAGTCCAGTTATAGGGAGTCCAGTTATAGGGAGTCCAGTTATAGGAAGTCCAGTTATAGGGAGTTCAGTTGTATGGAGTCCAGTTATAGGGAGTCCAGTTATAGGGAGTCCAGTTATAGGGAGTCCAGTTATAGGGAGTCCAGTTATAGGGAGTCCAGTTATAGGGAGTCCAGTTATAGGGAGTTCAGTTATAAGAATACAGTTTATTTGGTGGACTGTTATTTGCGTAACTGTTCGtatgaaatatgtgaaatatattttttttttaagtctgtCATTGATAAACATTGTATTTCCTTGAATTTATAGGTTGTTTTGGCAGTGATAGGCGTGTGTTCGGGCGGCTATCAGGCCTACAACCCTGGCTATGGCTACGACGTTCAGCCCAAGTATGTGGGACCCGTGGCTTCCGTCATCCCCGCTGGTGTGGACGGTAAGATCATCCCCGTCTCAGACACCTACGAAGTCGCTGCTGCTAAAGATGCCTTCTTCAAGGCCTACAACGACCAGCTGGATGTTATCAAGTCTCGTCGTTATGGCACCCCCGGCTACGCCTCAACTCTCCCTGTCTATAAAGCTTCTGTTGCCCCCGCCTTCATCTCCGGCGGCGCCTACGGTCCACCAGCAGTGTCCTACGGTGCACCAGCAGTGTCTTACGGTGCCCCGGCTGGGTTCTTCGGCACCTCAACCGGGACCTACGGCGCTCCCGGAGTGTCCTACGGTGGTCCTCCCGGCGCCTACAAGAACCCCGGCTATCACGGTCCTCCCACTCAGGTCCCCGACACTCCCGAGGTGTCCGCCGCCAAGCATGAGTTCTTCAAGCTCTACGACAAGCAagcagcagccgcagccgcagccccAGACCTCTACACCTACCACTGAGACCCACACTTCCACCTACCACTGATCCTTACCCATACATTCATCCACCACTGAACGTCCTCTATCTGTTACAGCCccaattaatattaatatttcctTTCGAATActgaaattttttaaaaaaataaagcAACAAGACAGAAGTTCAgcctattattattgttgcaaATTTAACCGAAAAAGTTTTctgaataaataaaaataaataaagcaTAAAAAAAATATCATCTAAGGAGAGAGGTAACAAGGGCTTCAGGACCTTCATATTACCCTTCAGGGCCTTCATATTACCCTTCAGGGCCTTCATATTACCCTTCAGCCCTGCTAAAACTACCCCAAatgaaaataataacaataaaaaaaacattattaTTCTCTTCTCTCCTCATCTTCCCATTCTAATCATCttttccctcctccttctcctcctcctcctct is from Cherax quadricarinatus isolate ZL_2023a chromosome 29, ASM3850222v1, whole genome shotgun sequence and encodes:
- the LOC128690562 gene encoding cuticle protein CP1499, whose translation is MKTLVVLAVIGVCSGGYQAYNPGYGYDVQPKYVGPVASVIPAGVDGKIIPVSDTYEVAAAKDAFFKAYNDQLDVIKSRRYGTPGYASTLPVYKASVAPAFISGGAYGPPAVSYGAPAVSYGAPNPGYHGPPTQVPDTPEVSAAKHEFFKLYDKQAAAAAAAPDLYTYH